The Limanda limanda chromosome 20, fLimLim1.1, whole genome shotgun sequence genome has a segment encoding these proteins:
- the pomp gene encoding proteasome maturation protein encodes MNTRGLRSQLKDSVPVVGLHPQGQYGIQDSLRSGFTSVKNELLPSHPLELSEKNFQLNQDKMNFSTLRNIQGLHAPLKLQMEYRAARQIQRLPFLQSSNLALDTLRGTDESIGFEDILGDPGQSEMMGEPHMMVEYKLGMLM; translated from the exons ATG AACACCCGAGGACTCCGATCTCAGCTGAAGGACAGTGTCCCGGTGGTAGGCCTCCATCCACAGGGACAGTATGGAATCCAGGACTCTCTGCGGAGCGG ATTTACCAGCGTAAAGAATGAGCTCCTGCCCAGCCACCCACTGGAGCTGTCCGAAAAGAAC TTCCAGCTGAACCAGGACAAGATGAATTTCTCGACTCTGAGAAACATCCAGGGTCTTCATGCTCCACTCAAACTGCAGATGGAGTACAGGGCAGCCAGACAG ATCCAGCGCCTGCCGTTCTTACAGAGCTCAAACCTGGCTCTAGATACGCTGCGAGGCACCGACGAGTCCATCGGCTTCGAGGACATCCTCGGCG ATCCAGGCCAGAGTGAAATGATGGGAGAGCCTCACATGATGGTGGAATACAAACTGGGAATGTTAATGTGA